One Stigmatopora nigra isolate UIUO_SnigA chromosome 1, RoL_Snig_1.1, whole genome shotgun sequence DNA segment encodes these proteins:
- the pou6f1 gene encoding POU domain, class 6, transcription factor 1 isoform X1 yields MKSQDLPAGDAPLAVNEQVIVMSGHETIRVLEVEVDASLSSPGSEGKMSEIKTEEGQPQTESSHPRDDHAGPQNAAGIQESPSGEAQQPAVQTVNPTVPVSVSQPQPPAPNAHIALQSCPQVLSQESLASLMTGMLAQTGSLGQPMLIPINMAGIGGQGGLAVLTLPTNNMATLSGLATAATQSPNLLKLPFAGLQAATVLNSIQPQLQSGPQAVFQSPQPVQTALQQLCGGSTSMTTPVVISTSQDTQPTPAATVNSHSNISLAALQTAGLSINPALLNAAALGVQSPQPVQTALQQLCGGPTSLTTPVVISTSQETQPTPAATVASHSNISLAALQTAGLSINPALINAAALGVQNQFLNSLTSNPMITNAMSNILPSQILTTSQGQVIGTLPLLVNPASLTGGGATPTLPLQGLQVQTVTPQLLLNNQGQIFAAVGNGAVGNGAVGNGGVGNGAVGNGAVGNGAVGNGTVGNGTVGNGTVGNGTVGNGALGNGTLGNAAVAPSAAVLPKATDQLPTSLLVPQQTQATAATQFPVVIAPHPSVPKSSTSPSSSLPISCGDLATLGQLICKTEPCASGEEGINLEEIREFAKNFKIRRLSLGLTQTQVGQALTATEGPAYSQSAICRFEKLDITPKSAQKLKPVLEKWLAEAEHWNQKGQQNLMEFVGGEPSKKRKRRTSFTPQAIEVLNSYFEKNSLPTGQEITEIAKELNHDREVVRVWFCNRRQTLKNTSKINIFQIQ; encoded by the exons ATGAAGTCCCAGGACCTTCCTGCCGGTGATGCTCCCCTTGCTGTCAACGAACAG GTCATTGTGATGTCTGGCCACGAGACAATACGTGTGCTAGAGGTTGAGGTCGATGCGTCTTTGTCTTCACCGGGATCTGAAGGGAAGATGAGCGAGATCAAAACAGAGGAAGGCCAGCCCCAAACGGAGAGTAGTCACCCACGGGATGACCACGCTGGACCACAGAATGCTG CTGGCATACAGGAATCACCGTCCGGAGAGGCACAACAACCCGCTGTTCAAACCGTCAATCCGACTGTGCCCGTCAGCGTATCCCAACCGCAGCCACCAGCGCCGAATGCGCATATCGCGTTGCAAAGTTGTCCTCAG gtccTATCCCAAGAAAGTCTTGCTTCTCTGATGACGGGCATGTTGGCCCAGACAGGCTCTTTGGGCCAGCCTATGCTTATCCCCATCAATATGGCGGGCATTGGAGGCCAGGGGGGTCTTGCTGTTCTCACTCTGCCGACAAATAATATGGCCACTCTCTCTGGACTGGCCACTGCAGCCACGCAGTCTCCAAACCTTCTTAAACTGCCCTTTGCTGGCCTTCAAG CTGCGACTGTCCTGAATTCTATCCAACCCCAACTACAAAGCGGGCCTCAGGCTGTGTTCCAGTCTCCACAGCCAGTGCAGACTGCCTTGCAACAGCTCTGCGGTGGCTCGACGTCTATGACGACACCCGTTGTCATCTCcacttctcaagacactcaaccGACTCCAGCTGCAACGGTCAATTCCCATTCCAACATATCATTGGCTGCGCTGCAGACGGCCGGACTCTCCATCAATCCTGCACTG TTAAATGCTGCAGCGCTTGGTGTGCAGTCTCCGCAGCCAGTGCAGACAGCCTTGCAACAGCTCTGCGGTGGCCCGACTTCGCTGACGACACCCGTTGTCATCTCCACTTCTCAAGAGACTCAACCGACTCCAGCGGCAACCGTCGCTTCCCATTCCAACATATCATTGGCTGCGCTGCAGACGGCCGGACTCTCCATCAATCCGGCACTG ATTAATGCTGCAGCGCTTGGTGTGCAGAACCAGTTTCTTAATTCCCTCACCTCCAACCCCATGATCACCAACGCCATGTCCAACATCCTGCCAAGCCAGATCCTGACAACTAGTCAGGGACAG GTGATAGGAACTCTTCCTTTGTTGGTGAACCCAGCGTCACTTACTGGAGGAGGTGCCACTCCAACCCTCCCCCTCCAGGGTCTTCAGGTTCAGACTGTCACCCCGCAGCTGCTCCTCAATAACCAGGGTCAGATCTTCGCCGCGGTCGGAAACGGCGCGGTGGGAAACGGCGCGGTCGGAAACGGTGGGGTCGGAAACGGTGCGGTCGGAAACGGCGCAGTCGGAAACGGCGCAGTCGGAAATGGCACGGTCGGAAACGGCACGGTCGGAAACGGCACGGTCGGAAACGGCACGGTCGGAAACGGCGCACTCGGAAACGGCACGCTCGGAAACGCCGCGGTGGCACCCTCCGCTGCTGTTCTGCCTAAAGCCACCGACCAGCTTCCAACATCCTTACTAGTCCCTCAG CAGACACAGGCAACAGCTGCCACCCAGTTTCCAGTTGTCATCGCCCCGCACCCGTCAGTACCCAAAAGCTCCACCTCGCCATCCTCATCGCTCCCCATCTCCTGTGGCGACTTGGCCACATTGGGCCAGCTCATCTGTA AGACCGAACCGTGTGCCAGCGGCGAGGAGGGCATCAACCTGGAAGAAATTCGCGAGTTTGCCAAGAATTTCAAAATCCGTCGGCTTTCGTTGGGACTGACGCAGACTCAAGTTGGGCAGGCTTTGACCGCCACAGAGGGCCCAGCTTATAGCCAGTCTGCCATTTGCAG GTttgaaaagctggacatcaccCCCAAGAGCGCCCAAAAGTTGAAGCCCGTGTTGGAGAAGTGGCTCGCCGAAGCTGAGCATTGGAACCAGAAAGGCCAACAGAACCTCATGGAGTTTGTCGGTGGCGAGCCGTCCAAGAAACGCAAGCGCCGCACTAGTTTCACACCTCAAGCAATCGAAGTCCTCAATTCCTACTTTGAGAAGAACTCGCTGCCGACAGGCCAGGAGATCACTGAAATCGCAAAGGAGCTTAACCATGACCGAGAGGTGGTGCGGGTTTGGTTCTGCAACCGGCGACAGACGCTGAAAAACACCAGCAAGATTAACATTTTtcagatccagtaa
- the pou6f1 gene encoding POU domain, class 6, transcription factor 1 isoform X2 — MKSQDLPAGDAPLAVNEQVIVMSGHETIRVLEVEVDASLSSPGSEGKMSEIKTEEGQPQTESSHPRDDHAGPQNAAGIQESPSGEAQQPAVQTVNPTVPVSVSQPQPPAPNAHIALQSCPQVLSQESLASLMTGMLAQTGSLGQPMLIPINMAGIGGQGGLAVLTLPTNNMATLSGLATAATQSPNLLKLPFAGLQAATVLNSIQPQLQSGPQAVFQSPQPVQTALQQLCGGSTSMTTPVVISTSQDTQPTPAATVNSHSNISLAALQTAGLSINPALLNAAALGVQSPQPVQTALQQLCGGPTSLTTPVVISTSQETQPTPAATVASHSNISLAALQTAGLSINPALINAAALGVQNQFLNSLTSNPMITNAMSNILPSQILTTSQGQVIGTLPLLVNPASLTGGGATPTLPLQGLQVQTVTPQLLLNNQGQIFAAVGNGAVGNGAVGNGGVGNGAVGNGAVGNGAVGNGTVGNGTVGNGTVGNGTVGNGALGNGTLGNAAVAPSAAVLPKATDQLPTSLLVPQTQATAATQFPVVIAPHPSVPKSSTSPSSSLPISCGDLATLGQLICKTEPCASGEEGINLEEIREFAKNFKIRRLSLGLTQTQVGQALTATEGPAYSQSAICRFEKLDITPKSAQKLKPVLEKWLAEAEHWNQKGQQNLMEFVGGEPSKKRKRRTSFTPQAIEVLNSYFEKNSLPTGQEITEIAKELNHDREVVRVWFCNRRQTLKNTSKINIFQIQ; from the exons ATGAAGTCCCAGGACCTTCCTGCCGGTGATGCTCCCCTTGCTGTCAACGAACAG GTCATTGTGATGTCTGGCCACGAGACAATACGTGTGCTAGAGGTTGAGGTCGATGCGTCTTTGTCTTCACCGGGATCTGAAGGGAAGATGAGCGAGATCAAAACAGAGGAAGGCCAGCCCCAAACGGAGAGTAGTCACCCACGGGATGACCACGCTGGACCACAGAATGCTG CTGGCATACAGGAATCACCGTCCGGAGAGGCACAACAACCCGCTGTTCAAACCGTCAATCCGACTGTGCCCGTCAGCGTATCCCAACCGCAGCCACCAGCGCCGAATGCGCATATCGCGTTGCAAAGTTGTCCTCAG gtccTATCCCAAGAAAGTCTTGCTTCTCTGATGACGGGCATGTTGGCCCAGACAGGCTCTTTGGGCCAGCCTATGCTTATCCCCATCAATATGGCGGGCATTGGAGGCCAGGGGGGTCTTGCTGTTCTCACTCTGCCGACAAATAATATGGCCACTCTCTCTGGACTGGCCACTGCAGCCACGCAGTCTCCAAACCTTCTTAAACTGCCCTTTGCTGGCCTTCAAG CTGCGACTGTCCTGAATTCTATCCAACCCCAACTACAAAGCGGGCCTCAGGCTGTGTTCCAGTCTCCACAGCCAGTGCAGACTGCCTTGCAACAGCTCTGCGGTGGCTCGACGTCTATGACGACACCCGTTGTCATCTCcacttctcaagacactcaaccGACTCCAGCTGCAACGGTCAATTCCCATTCCAACATATCATTGGCTGCGCTGCAGACGGCCGGACTCTCCATCAATCCTGCACTG TTAAATGCTGCAGCGCTTGGTGTGCAGTCTCCGCAGCCAGTGCAGACAGCCTTGCAACAGCTCTGCGGTGGCCCGACTTCGCTGACGACACCCGTTGTCATCTCCACTTCTCAAGAGACTCAACCGACTCCAGCGGCAACCGTCGCTTCCCATTCCAACATATCATTGGCTGCGCTGCAGACGGCCGGACTCTCCATCAATCCGGCACTG ATTAATGCTGCAGCGCTTGGTGTGCAGAACCAGTTTCTTAATTCCCTCACCTCCAACCCCATGATCACCAACGCCATGTCCAACATCCTGCCAAGCCAGATCCTGACAACTAGTCAGGGACAG GTGATAGGAACTCTTCCTTTGTTGGTGAACCCAGCGTCACTTACTGGAGGAGGTGCCACTCCAACCCTCCCCCTCCAGGGTCTTCAGGTTCAGACTGTCACCCCGCAGCTGCTCCTCAATAACCAGGGTCAGATCTTCGCCGCGGTCGGAAACGGCGCGGTGGGAAACGGCGCGGTCGGAAACGGTGGGGTCGGAAACGGTGCGGTCGGAAACGGCGCAGTCGGAAACGGCGCAGTCGGAAATGGCACGGTCGGAAACGGCACGGTCGGAAACGGCACGGTCGGAAACGGCACGGTCGGAAACGGCGCACTCGGAAACGGCACGCTCGGAAACGCCGCGGTGGCACCCTCCGCTGCTGTTCTGCCTAAAGCCACCGACCAGCTTCCAACATCCTTACTAGTCCCTCAG ACACAGGCAACAGCTGCCACCCAGTTTCCAGTTGTCATCGCCCCGCACCCGTCAGTACCCAAAAGCTCCACCTCGCCATCCTCATCGCTCCCCATCTCCTGTGGCGACTTGGCCACATTGGGCCAGCTCATCTGTA AGACCGAACCGTGTGCCAGCGGCGAGGAGGGCATCAACCTGGAAGAAATTCGCGAGTTTGCCAAGAATTTCAAAATCCGTCGGCTTTCGTTGGGACTGACGCAGACTCAAGTTGGGCAGGCTTTGACCGCCACAGAGGGCCCAGCTTATAGCCAGTCTGCCATTTGCAG GTttgaaaagctggacatcaccCCCAAGAGCGCCCAAAAGTTGAAGCCCGTGTTGGAGAAGTGGCTCGCCGAAGCTGAGCATTGGAACCAGAAAGGCCAACAGAACCTCATGGAGTTTGTCGGTGGCGAGCCGTCCAAGAAACGCAAGCGCCGCACTAGTTTCACACCTCAAGCAATCGAAGTCCTCAATTCCTACTTTGAGAAGAACTCGCTGCCGACAGGCCAGGAGATCACTGAAATCGCAAAGGAGCTTAACCATGACCGAGAGGTGGTGCGGGTTTGGTTCTGCAACCGGCGACAGACGCTGAAAAACACCAGCAAGATTAACATTTTtcagatccagtaa